Below is a window of Herminiimonas arsenicoxydans DNA.
TGCGCGAGAAAGTTATTCACGACTCCGGAATACAAAAAAGACACCCGAAGGTGCCTTTTTGTAAAGCAGTTCAAACCAAGCAGGCTAGGCCTGCCGGGAATTAGAACTTGTGACGAACACCAACTGCGAACATCGAGCCGCTTTGGTCAGCTACTAATGCGTTCAACTTTGCATTTTTGTCGTTCGACGTGTGCGAGTAACCAGCGTACAGGTTGGTGCGCTTCGACAGGTCGTGTGCATACATGATACCAGCACGCTTCGAATCACGATCGTTTGCCTTCACGCCACCGAAGGTGCGCGTATCGTTGACTGTGTACGAAGCCATGATCGAGCCAGCTGCGCCAACTTTTGCGCTTACGCCCAGCATGTAGTTGCGGTATTTGTTATCAACATTGCCAGCTACAGGCTGATTTTTAGAGTCGCCGTATGCTGCGTGCAATTTCGCTACGCCGAAGTCATAGGTTGCGCCCAGGAAGGTCATTTTATCCTTGCTGTTTTTTACAGGCTTGAAACCAGGAGCACCAGCTGTTGAATCGTCACCCGACATGTAGCCGAATTGAACGTTCAATGGGCCGTTAGCGTAGCCAAGGTTCAGACCGTAGTTGCTGTCTGCGCCGGTGCGGCCAGCTTGCTCACCGAAAGCATAGTGTGCGCCGAATTTGAAGCCGCTGTACGAATTGCTGGTGTACTTGATCGAGTTGGAGATACGGCCATTGTCGCCCTTCAATGCGGCATTGAAGAAGATTGCGCTGATAGGAGCGATAGTACCGCCGTCACCGAACGGATCGATTGCGTCGTATGCATCTTTGATAGCCGAAACTTGGCGACCCAGATTCACAGCGCCGAAGTTGCCGGACAGGCCAACGGTAGCGAAACGGTTGAATGCAGTCTTGCCATCCACTTGGCTAAGTACGCCAGTGTCAGCAGCAATTGTTTGTTCCAGCACGAAGTTGGCTTTCAAGCCATT
It encodes the following:
- a CDS encoding putative porin (Evidence 3 : Function proposed based on presence of conserved amino acid motif, structural feature or limited homology; Product type pt : putative transporter) gives rise to the protein MKKSLLALAVLGAFAGAASAQSSVTVYGIVDMGITSQDTGAGANDRLNGVTSGNQSASRIGFKGTEDLGNGLKANFVLEQTIAADTGVLSQVDGKTAFNRFATVGLSGNFGAVNLGRQVSAIKDAYDAIDPFGDGGTIAPISAIFFNAALKGDNGRISNSIKYTSNSYSGFKFGAHYAFGEQAGRTGADSNYGLNLGYANGPLNVQFGYMSGDDSTAGAPGFKPVKNSKDKMTFLGATYDFGVAKLHAAYGDSKNQPVAGNVDNKYRNYMLGVSAKVGAAGSIMASYTVNDTRTFGGVKANDRDSKRAGIMYAHDLSKRTNLYAGYSHTSNDKNAKLNALVADQSGSMFAVGVRHKF